In Bacteroidota bacterium, the genomic window GCGCCGGATACTTCAACCATTGCATCATGTGTGGCCAAAGCTTCAAATTTATTTGGGGCAGTGACAAAAGGTAAATTGGATAATTCGGCAATTTTCTGGGCAACTTTCACTGCATAGCCTTTGGGGGTATTGATTCCGGTACCAACGGCTGTTCCGCCCAAAGCAAGTTCTGCAAGGTGGGGAAGGGTATTCTTCAGGGCACGTAAACCGTGATCCAGCTGGGAAACATAACCGGAGAATTCCTGGCCTAAAGTCAGAGGCGTAGCATCCATCCAGTGGGTACGGCCGATCTTAACGATATCGCTGAATTCTTTGGATTTGGCTTCCAGGGTATTCCTGAGGATTTCAACACCGGGGATAGTGGTTTCTGTAAGCATCCTGTAAGCAGCGATGTGCATTGCAGTGGGGAAGGTGTCGTTGGATGATTGCGATTTGTTTACATCATCGTTGGGGTGGATTGCGGGTTTCCCTTCTCCAAGTTTGCCTCCGCTGATTACATGAGCCCTGTTGGAGACAACTTCATTTACGTTCATGTTTGACTGTGTACCCGAAC contains:
- a CDS encoding class II fumarate hydratase → MEYRIEKDTMGEVKVPADKYWGPQTERSRNNFKIGGQKMPIEIIRAFAILKKAAALTNCELGVLPKEKADLIAQVCDEISAGKLDSEFPLVVWQTGSGTQSNMNVNEVVSNRAHVISGGKLGEGKPAIHPNDDVNKSQSSNDTFPTAMHIAAYRMLTETTIPGVEILRNTLEAKSKEFSDIVKIGRTHWMDATPLTLGQEFSGYVSQLDHGLRALKNTLPHLAELALGGTAVGTGINTPKGYAVKVAQKIAELSNLPFVTAPNKFEALATHDAMVEVSGA